In the Hordeum vulgare subsp. vulgare chromosome 7H, MorexV3_pseudomolecules_assembly, whole genome shotgun sequence genome, one interval contains:
- the LOC123411833 gene encoding pentatricopeptide repeat-containing protein At4g17616 yields MRILLQACRHCCSLTSFSCAAGAAFTANCGGGPWRRLRVLAAQYLSTSTTASTILPWEAPSRETLLRTIDVAFKDGNVDEALRAFGNYKSLHGLPEPRVLNGIIVSLSYTSSRRWLQRAYDLVLSVYQCNTNLLNSSSLMRLALALARDQMPVPASAVLRIILESGKLPDADMLNMVFLHMLKSQVGSYLAADVLAQTCECFLDQISDRRQLKKLDPIKNNVTLFNMILESCVNFKCIIRAQKIMELMSLVGVVADVNTMAVASRVCEMVGQRDELMTMKGSIDSFSSLPLFQQCQHFYDSLLSLQFSGNDMDAAADLVMNLHRQRNSCGNDAQKQGMIQIGSGNLKSGYRIMFDPTKLDKGFVLDIKNQSGLVVPISGNLVPSEKALAKLIVGCVKAEKLGALSSFCIALHKEELKGISASDVINACIQMGWLHAAHDILDALELAETPVGVGTYMSLLRAYENEHKPEEFNGLLQQIQKIASTMDEFHTSPSFTIKDIAKIVKDEMPQTKSSLLSSLVEETEHYNPGDHLTFEFNNSILFFCKAKMMEDALGTYKCMREQNIRPNLHTFCHILCGYSSLSMYREITILWGEIKRRLEYREISVDGDLLDCLVLEFLKGGYFSRVMEVISYMTTHQIYCDKWKYRQVFLKLHKNLYRNLNSLHDKTEAQSKRIDDVRAFRSWAGIE; encoded by the exons ATGAGGATCTTGCTCCAGGCGTGCCGCCATTGCTGCAGTCTGACATCCTTTTCTTGTGCTGCCGGAGCTGCCTTCACT GCCAATTGCGGCGGTGGCCCATGGAGGAGGCTTCGCGTTCTAGCTGCACAGTATCTTTCCACGAGCACAACTGCCAGCACGATTCTGCCATGGGAAGCGCCATCCCGTGAAACTCTACTGAGGACAATCGATGTTGCTTTCAAAGATGGCAATGTTGACGAGGCGCTGCGAGCATTTGGCAATTATAAAAGCCTGCACGGCCTTCCCGAGCCAAGGGTATTGAATGGTATCATTGTGTCGCTGTCCTACACATCTAGTCGGAGGTGGCTTCAGAGAGCCTATGACTtggttctctcagtttatcagtgTAACACCAATCTTCTCAACTCTAGCTCGCTGATGAGGCTAGCTTTGGCACTTGCAAGAGATCAGATGCCTGTCCCTGCCTCTGCGGTCCTGAGGATCATACTGGAGAGCGGCAAGCTTCCTGATGCTGATATGTTGAACATGGTGTTTTTGCACATGTTGAAGTCACAAGTAGGATCCTATCTTGCGGCTGATGTTCTGGCTCAGACCTGTGAGTGTTTCTTGGATCAAATTTCAGATAGGCGACAGCTGAAAAAATTGGACCCAATCAAGAACAATGTCACCTTGTTCAATATGATTTTGGAGTCTTGTGTTAACTTCAAATGCATCATCAGAGCCCAGAAAATAATGGAACTGATGTCATTGGTCGGGGTTGTGGCCGATGTAAATACAATGGCGGTCGCTAGCCGTGTCTGTGAAATGGTTGGGCAGCGAGATGAGTTGATGACCATGAAAGGAAGCATCGATTCTTTCTCCTCTTTGCCACTCTTTCAGCAATGTCAACATTTTTACGACAGTTTATTGAGCCTGCAATTTAGTGGTAATGACATGGATGCTGCTGCAGATCTTGTAATGAATCTGCATCGGCAACGGAACTCATGCGGCAATGATGCGCAGAAACAAGGGATGATACAAATTGGCTCTGGTAACCTAAAAAGTGGGTACAGAATAATGTTTGACCCAACAAAATTGGACAAAGGTTTTGTTTTAGATATAAAAAACCAGTCTGGCCTTGTTGTTCCTATCAGCGGAAATCTTGTTCCTAGTGAGAAGGCTCTTGCTAAACTTATTGTAGGCTGTGTGAAAGCAGAGAAACTGGGTGCACTCTCTAGCTTCTGTATTGCATTGCATAAGGAAGAACTAAAGGGAATTTCTGCTTCAGATGTGATCAATGCATGTATTCAGATGGGATGGTTGCATGCCGCTCATGATATCCTGGATGCTTTAGAGTTAGCTGAGACTCCTGTGGGGGTTGGTACTTACATGTCTCTTCTCAGAGCATATGAGAATGAGCATAAACCCGAAGAATTCAATGGGCTTCTCCAACAGATACAGAAAATAGCATCTACCATGGATGAATTTCATACTAGTCCATCGTTTACAATAAAGGACATTGCCAAAATTGTCAAGGATGAGATGCCCCAAACTAAATCATCTTTGCTTTCCAGTTTGGTTGAAGAAACAGAACACTATAACCCTGGAGATCACTTAACCTTTGAGttcaataattcaattcttttcttCTGCAAGGCAAAAATGATGGAAGATGCTCTGGGCACATATAAATGCATGAGAGAGCAAAACATTAGACCCAATCTGCATACCTTTTGCCACATACTGTGTGGATATTCGTCATTAAGCATGTATAGGGAGATCACCATACTGTGGGGAGAAATAAAGCGCAGACTCGAATACAGAGAAATATCTGTGGATGGGGATTTGCTTGACTGCTTGGTTTTGGAGTTCCTCAAAGGTGGCTATTTTTCAAGGGTGATGGAGGTTATTAGTTACATGACAACCCATCAAATTTACTGTGACAAGTGGAAATATAGGCAAGTCTTTCTTAAGCTGCACAAGAATCTGTATAGGAACTTGAACTCATTGCATGACAAAACAGAAGCTCAGAGCAAAAGGATTGATGATGTCCGAGCTTTCAGGTCATGGGCGGGCATCGAATAG